From Pseudomonas sp. G.S.17, the proteins below share one genomic window:
- a CDS encoding glycosyltransferase gives MSSRKFGLNLVVVVAIAALFTGFWALINRPVTAPDWPEQISGFSYSPFRPGQNPQKDVYPSDDEMRQDLELMSKQTDSIRTYSVDGSLGDIPKLAEEFGLRVTLGIWISPDAERNEREITRAIELANTSRSVVRVVVGNEALFREEITVGELSALLDRVRAAVKVPVTTSEQWHIWEKYPELGKHVDLVAAHILPYWEFIPMSESGQFVLDRARELKKMFPKKPLLLSEVGWPSNGRMRGGADATQADQAIYLRTLVNKLNRQGYNYFVIEAFDQPWKASDEGSVGAYWGVYNANRQQKFNFEGPVVAIPQWRVLAIGSVVLAMLSLALLLIDGSALRQRGRTFLTFVAFLCGSVLVWIGYDYSQQYSTWFSLLVGFLLALGALGVFIVLLTEAHELAEAVWTHKRRREFLPVETDNAYRPKVSIHVPCYNEPPEMVKQTLNALAALDYPDFEVLLIDNNTKDPAVWEPVKAHCEMLGSRFKFFHVAPLAGFKGGALNYLIPHTAPDAEVIAVIDSDYCVDRNWLKHMVPHFADPKIAVVQSPQDYRDQHESTFKKLCYSEYKGFFHIGMVTRNDRDAIIQHGTMTMTRRSVLEELGWADWCICDDAELGLRVFEKGYSAAYAHNSFGKGLMPDTFIDFKKQRFRWAYGAIQIIKRHASSLLRGKDTELTRGQRYHFLAGWLPWVADGMNIFFTVGALLWSSAMIIVPKRVDPPLLIFAIPPLALFVFKVGKIIFLYRRAVGVNLKDAFYAALAGLALSHTIAKAVLYGFFTTSIPFFRTPKNAASHGLLVAISEAREELFIMLLLWGAATGICLVQGLPSADMRFWVIMLVVQSLPYLAALIMAFLSSLPKPVVITEPATV, from the coding sequence ATGTCATCGCGTAAATTTGGGCTCAATCTTGTTGTAGTCGTGGCGATTGCCGCGTTGTTTACCGGCTTCTGGGCGTTGATCAATCGCCCGGTCACGGCCCCGGACTGGCCTGAGCAAATCTCGGGGTTCTCCTATTCGCCCTTCCGTCCGGGACAAAACCCACAAAAGGACGTGTACCCGTCCGACGATGAAATGCGTCAGGACCTGGAGTTGATGAGCAAGCAAACCGACAGTATTCGTACTTATTCGGTGGACGGCTCGCTGGGCGATATCCCCAAACTGGCGGAAGAATTTGGTTTGCGGGTGACGCTGGGCATCTGGATCAGTCCGGACGCCGAACGTAACGAGCGGGAAATCACCCGCGCCATCGAGCTGGCCAATACCTCGCGCAGCGTCGTTCGTGTGGTGGTCGGCAACGAAGCATTGTTCCGCGAAGAGATTACCGTCGGTGAACTGAGCGCCTTGCTGGATCGGGTGCGCGCCGCAGTCAAAGTGCCAGTGACCACTTCCGAGCAGTGGCACATCTGGGAGAAATACCCGGAACTGGGCAAACACGTGGATCTGGTGGCCGCGCACATTCTGCCGTACTGGGAATTCATCCCCATGAGCGAGTCCGGCCAGTTTGTCCTCGACCGCGCCCGGGAACTGAAAAAGATGTTCCCCAAGAAACCGCTGTTGCTTTCGGAGGTCGGCTGGCCGAGCAACGGGCGGATGCGTGGCGGTGCTGACGCAACCCAGGCCGACCAGGCGATTTACCTGCGCACGCTGGTCAACAAGCTCAACCGGCAAGGCTACAACTACTTTGTGATCGAAGCCTTCGATCAGCCGTGGAAAGCCAGCGATGAAGGGTCGGTGGGCGCGTATTGGGGCGTGTACAACGCCAATCGCCAGCAGAAATTCAACTTTGAAGGCCCGGTGGTGGCCATTCCGCAATGGCGTGTGCTGGCCATCGGTTCAGTGGTGCTGGCGATGTTGTCACTGGCGTTGCTGTTGATCGACGGCTCGGCCCTGCGCCAGCGCGGCCGCACCTTTCTGACCTTCGTTGCATTTCTGTGTGGCTCAGTGCTGGTATGGATCGGCTACGACTACAGCCAGCAATACAGCACCTGGTTCAGTTTGCTGGTCGGATTCCTCCTGGCGTTGGGTGCGCTGGGCGTATTTATCGTGCTGCTGACCGAGGCTCATGAACTGGCCGAAGCAGTCTGGACTCATAAGCGGCGGCGCGAATTCCTGCCAGTCGAAACGGATAATGCCTACCGCCCGAAGGTGTCGATTCACGTGCCTTGCTACAATGAGCCGCCGGAAATGGTCAAACAGACCCTGAACGCGCTGGCGGCCCTGGATTATCCGGATTTCGAAGTCCTGCTGATCGATAACAACACCAAGGACCCGGCGGTCTGGGAGCCGGTCAAAGCCCATTGCGAAATGCTGGGTTCGCGCTTCAAGTTCTTCCACGTCGCCCCACTCGCCGGTTTCAAGGGCGGCGCGCTGAATTACCTGATTCCGCACACCGCGCCGGATGCCGAAGTGATTGCCGTGATCGACTCGGATTACTGCGTCGACCGCAACTGGCTCAAACACATGGTGCCGCACTTCGCCGACCCGAAAATCGCCGTGGTGCAGTCGCCCCAGGACTATCGCGACCAGCACGAAAGTACCTTCAAGAAGCTGTGCTATTCCGAGTACAAGGGTTTCTTCCATATCGGCATGGTCACCCGCAACGACCGCGACGCGATCATCCAGCACGGCACCATGACCATGACCCGGCGCTCAGTGCTCGAAGAACTGGGCTGGGCCGACTGGTGCATCTGCGACGACGCTGAGCTGGGCCTGCGGGTTTTCGAAAAGGGCTATTCCGCAGCGTACGCGCACAACAGTTTCGGCAAGGGCTTGATGCCCGATACCTTCATCGACTTCAAGAAGCAGCGTTTCCGTTGGGCGTACGGCGCGATCCAGATCATCAAGCGCCATGCGTCGAGCCTGCTGCGCGGCAAGGACACCGAACTGACGCGCGGCCAGCGCTACCACTTTCTCGCGGGCTGGCTGCCGTGGGTCGCCGATGGCATGAACATCTTCTTCACTGTCGGCGCACTGCTCTGGTCGTCGGCGATGATCATCGTGCCCAAACGCGTCGACCCGCCGTTGCTGATCTTCGCCATCCCGCCGCTCGCGCTGTTCGTGTTCAAGGTCGGCAAGATCATCTTCCTCTATCGTCGCGCCGTGGGCGTCAACCTCAAGGATGCGTTCTACGCCGCGCTGGCCGGGCTTGCGTTGTCGCATACCATCGCCAAAGCCGTGTTGTATGGCTTCTTCACGACGAGCATTCCGTTCTTCCGGACCCCGAAAAACGCCGCCAGCCATGGTCTGCTGGTGGCGATTTCCGAAGCGAGGGAAGAACTGTTCATCATGCTGCTGTTGTGGGGCGCGGCGACCGGGATTTGTCTGGTGCAAGGCTTGCCGAGCGCCGACATGCGCTTCTGGGTCATCATGCTCGTGGTGCAATCGCTGCCATATCTGGCGGCGTTGATCATGGCTTTCCTGTCGTCGCTGCCCAAACCGGTGGTGATTACGGAGCCGGCTACGGTTTGA
- the tcdA gene encoding tRNA cyclic N6-threonylcarbamoyladenosine(37) synthase TcdA: MSTEDPRFAGVARLYGIEGLERLRAAHVAVVGIGGVGSWAAEAMARCGVGEISLFDMDDVCVSNSNRQLHALDSTVGRPKVEVMAERLRAINPDCIVHAVADFVTRDTMAEYITSDLDCVLDCIDSVNAKAALIAWCKRRKIQIITTGGAGGQIDPTQIQVCDLNRTFNDPLASKVRSTLRRDYGFSRTVTRHYSVPCVFSSEQLRYPKPDGSICLQKSFVGDGVKLDCAGGFGAVMMVTATFGMVATTKAVDKIVAGTRRPSERAKPVSVPPPQPATAAI, encoded by the coding sequence ATGAGCACAGAAGATCCACGGTTTGCAGGCGTCGCCCGTTTGTATGGCATCGAGGGCCTGGAACGGCTGCGCGCGGCTCATGTGGCGGTGGTCGGCATCGGCGGAGTCGGCTCCTGGGCGGCTGAAGCCATGGCGCGCTGTGGCGTTGGCGAGATTTCCCTGTTCGACATGGACGACGTCTGCGTCAGCAACAGCAACCGTCAACTGCACGCGCTGGACAGCACCGTCGGCCGGCCCAAGGTTGAAGTGATGGCCGAACGGTTGCGCGCCATCAACCCGGACTGCATCGTGCATGCGGTGGCGGATTTCGTAACCCGCGACACCATGGCCGAATACATCACGTCCGATCTGGATTGCGTGCTGGATTGCATCGACAGCGTTAACGCCAAGGCCGCGCTGATCGCCTGGTGCAAGCGCCGCAAGATTCAGATCATCACCACCGGTGGCGCCGGCGGGCAGATTGATCCGACGCAGATTCAGGTCTGCGATCTGAACCGTACTTTCAACGATCCGCTGGCTTCCAAGGTCCGTTCGACCTTGCGCCGCGACTATGGCTTTTCCCGCACCGTGACCCGTCACTACAGCGTGCCGTGCGTGTTTTCCTCGGAACAGCTGCGCTATCCCAAGCCTGACGGCAGCATTTGCCTGCAGAAAAGCTTTGTCGGCGACGGCGTGAAACTCGATTGTGCCGGTGGTTTTGGCGCAGTGATGATGGTGACGGCGACCTTCGGCATGGTTGCGACGACCAAAGCCGTGGACAAGATTGTTGCCGGGACGCGGCGTCCTTCAGAACGTGCTAAACCGGTTTCGGTGCCGCCACCTCAGCCCGCCACGGCTGCAATTTGA
- a CDS encoding SufE family protein: MKLPADAQTALETFNQLQGWEQRARLLMQWGERLPALSDDEKSDEHLVHGCESKVWLVGDFSAGRWQFRASSDARVIRGLVAVLLARVNGLSAEELQQVDLPDWFNLLGLSRQLSPSRSNGLNAVLQKMHQIAAVAG, translated from the coding sequence ATGAAGCTGCCCGCCGACGCGCAAACTGCACTGGAAACCTTTAACCAGCTTCAGGGTTGGGAGCAACGTGCGCGTCTGCTCATGCAGTGGGGCGAACGCCTGCCCGCGCTGAGCGATGACGAGAAAAGCGACGAGCATCTGGTGCACGGCTGCGAAAGCAAGGTCTGGCTGGTGGGGGATTTCAGCGCAGGCCGTTGGCAGTTTCGGGCCAGCAGCGATGCGCGAGTGATTCGCGGTCTGGTCGCGGTGTTGCTGGCGCGGGTCAATGGCCTGTCGGCAGAGGAATTACAGCAGGTTGATCTGCCGGACTGGTTCAACCTGCTCGGCCTGAGCCGTCAGCTGTCGCCTTCGCGCAGTAACGGACTGAACGCTGTCTTACAAAAAATGCATCAAATTGCAGCCGTGGCGGGCTGA
- a CDS encoding cysteine desulfurase, whose amino-acid sequence MPLSSPWRADFPAIAALQRQGQTYLDNAATTQKPQALLDALNHYYANGAANVHRAQHLPGALATQAFEDSRGKVATWLNASESGQIVFTHGATSALNLLAYGLEHEFAAGDEIAISALEHHANLLPWQQLAQRRDLKLVVLPLAADGLIDLDAAARLIGPRTRLLAVSQLSNVLGAWQPLPQLLALAKANHALTVVDGAQGVVHGRHDVQALGCDFYVFSSHKLYGPEGLGVLYGRHDALSRLNHWQFGGEMVLTTDYHHAKFRPAPLGFEAGTPPIASVIGLGATLDYLQSLDHAAVVEHEARLHALLLEGLQQRPGIRVLGAPQLALVSFVVEGVHNADLAHLLTEQGVAVRAGHHCAMPLLKSLGLPGAIRVSLALYNDSEDLERFFRALDQALELLQ is encoded by the coding sequence ATGCCCCTCTCGTCTCCCTGGCGCGCTGACTTCCCAGCCATCGCCGCCCTGCAACGGCAAGGCCAGACCTATCTGGACAACGCCGCCACCACGCAAAAACCCCAGGCACTGCTGGATGCCCTGAATCATTACTACGCCAATGGCGCGGCCAATGTGCATCGTGCCCAGCATTTACCGGGAGCGCTTGCCACCCAGGCATTCGAAGATAGCCGTGGCAAAGTCGCCACGTGGCTCAATGCCAGTGAATCCGGGCAGATCGTCTTCACCCATGGTGCAACCTCGGCGCTCAATCTGCTGGCTTACGGCCTGGAGCATGAGTTCGCAGCGGGTGATGAAATCGCCATCAGCGCTCTGGAGCATCACGCCAACCTGTTGCCCTGGCAGCAATTGGCCCAACGCCGGGATCTGAAACTGGTGGTCCTGCCGCTGGCAGCCGATGGCCTGATTGATCTGGACGCTGCCGCTCGGCTGATCGGCCCGCGCACCCGACTGCTGGCCGTCAGCCAGTTGTCCAACGTGCTCGGCGCCTGGCAGCCGCTGCCTCAACTATTGGCGCTGGCCAAGGCCAACCATGCGCTGACCGTGGTGGATGGCGCTCAGGGTGTGGTGCATGGTCGGCATGACGTGCAGGCGCTGGGCTGCGATTTCTACGTGTTTTCCAGCCACAAACTGTATGGCCCGGAAGGCCTCGGCGTGTTGTACGGCCGCCATGACGCCTTGTCTCGCCTCAATCACTGGCAGTTTGGCGGGGAGATGGTCCTGACAACGGACTATCACCACGCGAAATTCCGCCCTGCCCCGCTGGGTTTCGAGGCTGGCACGCCGCCGATTGCAAGCGTGATTGGTCTGGGCGCGACGCTGGATTACCTGCAAAGCCTCGATCACGCCGCAGTGGTCGAGCACGAAGCCCGACTGCACGCGCTGTTGCTGGAAGGCTTGCAACAACGGCCCGGCATTCGGGTGCTGGGCGCCCCGCAACTGGCGTTGGTCAGCTTCGTCGTCGAAGGCGTGCACAACGCTGATCTGGCGCATTTACTCACCGAACAGGGCGTCGCCGTACGCGCTGGTCATCATTGCGCCATGCCGCTGTTGAAGAGCTTGGGTTTGCCCGGCGCAATCCGGGTTTCTCTGGCGCTGTACAACGATTCAGAAGACCTGGAGCGTTTTTTCAGGGCGCTGGATCAGGCTTTGGAGCTGCTGCAATGA
- the dapD gene encoding 2,3,4,5-tetrahydropyridine-2,6-dicarboxylate N-succinyltransferase produces the protein MSTTLFSLAFGVGTQNRQGTWLEVFYAQPLINPSAELIAAVSPVLGYTGGNQAITFNTDMALKLADALKSVDSIQAALLTRLAESHNPLVATLLAEDAALTSTPEAYLKLHLLSHRLAKPHGLNLGGIFPLLPNVAWTSQGAVDLGELAERQLEARLKGELLEVFSVDKFPKMTDYVVPSGVRIADSARVRLGAYIGEGTTVMHEGFVNFNGGTEGPGMIEGRVSAGVFVGKGSDLGGGCSTMGTLSGGGNIVIKVGEGCLIGANAGIGIPLGDRNTVESGLYVTAGTKVALLDDKNQLVKVVKARDLAGQPDLLFRRNSQTGAVECKTHKSAIELNETLHAHN, from the coding sequence ATGTCCACTACCCTGTTCAGCCTGGCCTTTGGCGTCGGCACTCAAAATCGTCAAGGCACGTGGCTGGAAGTCTTTTACGCCCAGCCGTTGATCAATCCGTCCGCTGAGCTGATCGCAGCCGTGTCCCCGGTTCTGGGTTATACCGGCGGCAACCAGGCAATCACTTTCAACACCGACATGGCCCTGAAGCTGGCCGACGCGCTGAAATCTGTCGACAGCATTCAGGCAGCGTTGCTGACCCGTCTGGCAGAAAGCCACAATCCACTGGTGGCGACCCTGCTGGCCGAAGACGCGGCACTGACTTCGACGCCTGAGGCGTACCTCAAGCTGCACCTGCTGTCCCATCGTCTGGCCAAGCCGCACGGCTTGAACCTGGGCGGAATCTTCCCGCTGCTGCCAAACGTGGCCTGGACCAGCCAGGGCGCTGTCGACCTGGGCGAACTCGCCGAGCGGCAACTGGAAGCGCGCCTCAAGGGCGAGCTGCTGGAAGTGTTCTCGGTGGACAAGTTCCCGAAAATGACTGACTACGTGGTGCCGAGCGGCGTGCGTATCGCTGACAGCGCTCGCGTACGTCTGGGCGCCTACATCGGCGAGGGCACCACCGTGATGCACGAAGGTTTCGTCAACTTCAACGGCGGTACCGAAGGCCCGGGCATGATCGAAGGCCGCGTTTCGGCGGGCGTTTTCGTCGGCAAGGGTTCGGACCTGGGCGGCGGTTGCTCGACCATGGGCACCTTGTCCGGCGGCGGCAACATCGTGATCAAGGTTGGCGAAGGCTGCCTGATCGGCGCCAACGCCGGGATCGGCATTCCGTTGGGCGATCGCAACACTGTTGAGTCCGGTCTGTACGTCACCGCTGGCACCAAAGTGGCCCTGCTGGACGACAAGAACCAGTTGGTCAAAGTGGTCAAGGCGCGTGATCTTGCCGGTCAACCGGACCTGCTGTTCCGCCGCAACTCGCAAACCGGCGCTGTGGAATGCAAAACCCACAAGTCGGCCATCGAGCTGAACGAAACGCTGCACGCTCACAACTGA
- a CDS encoding ArsC family reductase gives MTYTLYGIKACDTMKKARTWLDEKAVSYDFHDYKTVGIDREHLTQWCNEHGWQVVLNRAGTTFRKLDDGQKTDLDQAKAIELMLAQPSMIKRPVLDLGDKTLIGFKPDLYAAAIR, from the coding sequence ATGACTTACACTCTCTACGGCATCAAAGCCTGCGACACCATGAAGAAGGCGCGCACCTGGCTCGATGAGAAGGCCGTGAGCTACGATTTTCATGACTATAAAACTGTCGGCATCGACCGTGAGCACCTGACGCAGTGGTGCAATGAACACGGCTGGCAGGTTGTGCTGAACAGAGCAGGGACAACGTTTCGCAAGCTCGACGACGGACAGAAGACCGATCTCGATCAGGCCAAGGCGATAGAACTGATGCTGGCGCAACCCTCGATGATCAAGCGCCCGGTGCTTGATCTCGGCGACAAAACCCTGATTGGCTTTAAACCCGACTTGTATGCAGCGGCCATCCGATAA
- a CDS encoding phage integrase Arm DNA-binding domain-containing protein, translating to MVPRPRNTGSKDLPPNLYRKTDSRNGQTYYTYRDPVSGRMFGLGKDKEAAIQEAIAANFAQILKPTLFDRVSQQPAAPAVKSRLFSEWLEEYRTIYKERGLSASSNKNVGMRIKRLDAEFGHKDIRDVTTMDVAKYLTDMAKEGKAQMSRAMRSLLRDTFMEAMAAGWTDVNPVEVTKAARVVIKRERLTLELWKAIHAQAKHAWLKRAMELAVLTGQRRDDLASMLFKDERDGYLHVIQSKTGARLRISTKLRLESLDLDLGSVIKLCRDRVLSQHLIHHSRTISRAKAGMPVMLDTLTKLFSEARDRAAAEMGIDLGKTPPTFHEMRSLAARLHAAEGRDPQMLLGHRSAKMTDLYRDSRGAEWIDVA from the coding sequence ATGGTTCCCAGGCCGCGTAATACCGGGTCGAAAGACCTGCCACCCAACCTGTACCGCAAGACTGATAGTCGAAACGGTCAGACCTATTACACCTATCGCGATCCCGTAAGCGGGCGGATGTTCGGCCTTGGCAAGGATAAGGAGGCGGCTATCCAAGAAGCGATTGCCGCCAACTTCGCACAGATACTCAAGCCAACGTTGTTTGACCGCGTAAGCCAGCAACCAGCAGCACCTGCAGTTAAGTCACGCCTGTTTTCTGAATGGCTCGAAGAGTACCGCACCATATATAAGGAGCGAGGATTATCAGCATCAAGTAACAAAAACGTCGGGATGCGCATCAAAAGACTGGATGCTGAGTTCGGACATAAAGATATCCGTGATGTCACGACAATGGATGTAGCCAAGTATTTAACGGACATGGCGAAGGAAGGTAAAGCGCAAATGTCGCGGGCCATGCGTTCGCTGTTGCGCGACACATTCATGGAAGCGATGGCGGCAGGCTGGACGGACGTCAACCCGGTGGAAGTGACCAAGGCGGCCAGGGTGGTGATCAAACGGGAGCGTCTGACCCTTGAACTATGGAAAGCGATTCACGCCCAAGCCAAACATGCCTGGCTGAAGCGGGCGATGGAGCTGGCCGTTCTGACTGGTCAACGTCGGGATGATCTCGCCTCGATGCTGTTCAAGGATGAGCGTGATGGTTATCTGCACGTCATCCAGTCAAAGACGGGGGCCAGACTTCGGATTAGTACGAAGTTGCGGCTTGAGTCCCTCGACTTAGATCTGGGCAGTGTAATAAAGCTGTGTCGTGACCGTGTTCTGTCACAACACCTGATCCATCATAGCCGGACAATTAGCCGGGCCAAGGCAGGAATGCCGGTAATGCTCGATACGTTGACCAAGTTGTTTTCCGAGGCTAGGGATAGAGCGGCAGCGGAGATGGGTATCGATCTTGGAAAGACGCCGCCAACGTTCCACGAAATGCGCTCGCTGGCTGCCAGGCTGCACGCCGCAGAAGGCCGTGACCCGCAGATGCTGCTCGGGCACAGGTCCGCGAAGATGACAGATCTCTACCGTGACAGCCGAGGCGCTGAATGGATCGACGTGGCATAA
- a CDS encoding excisionase has translation MPKMTLEEWAAEQFKTPPTLNTLRTWARTGRISPAPVKHGSRYYVEQSACYKEPAPAERIPLGSSLISRIARARHGSQAA, from the coding sequence ATGCCAAAGATGACGCTTGAGGAGTGGGCAGCGGAGCAGTTCAAGACGCCTCCCACTCTGAACACCCTCCGCACATGGGCTCGAACCGGACGTATCAGCCCCGCCCCCGTAAAGCACGGCAGCCGCTACTATGTAGAGCAGAGCGCCTGCTACAAAGAGCCAGCGCCAGCGGAAAGAATCCCGCTTGGCTCAAGCTTGATAAGTCGAATAGCGAGAGCACGCCATGGTTCCCAGGCCGCGTAA
- a CDS encoding HNH endonuclease signature motif containing protein gives MRDLGAANMQKGAERLGSELWEKPLGSLRHEETRVLIKLGQPDIWKGLHVHAWELANGAVPEGQIVVAKDGNRKNVSLDNLCLRTFSEHCVRTCPNYRDLPEEIVDILHLQNEIKKEIKRKTS, from the coding sequence ATGCGCGACCTTGGCGCAGCGAACATGCAAAAAGGCGCAGAGCGTTTGGGCAGTGAGTTGTGGGAGAAGCCGCTGGGGTCGCTCCGTCATGAAGAAACGCGGGTGCTGATCAAGCTTGGCCAGCCTGATATCTGGAAGGGTCTGCACGTCCATGCTTGGGAGCTGGCCAATGGCGCAGTCCCCGAAGGCCAGATCGTGGTGGCGAAGGATGGCAATCGCAAGAACGTGAGCCTGGACAATCTGTGCCTGCGCACCTTCAGCGAACACTGTGTCCGGACGTGCCCAAATTACCGGGATCTCCCCGAAGAGATCGTAGACATCCTGCACCTGCAGAACGAAATCAAAAAAGAGATCAAGAGGAAGACATCATGA
- a CDS encoding helix-turn-helix transcriptional regulator produces the protein MTITAISKGTWTGFLGRGLALREMEATLLAAGGMTMKQIAREMGVTPKAVEKGLENARFKMDCRTLRDLVVASLTQGLIALSTPAQAPQNQEDGDKNQSVFLA, from the coding sequence ATGACCATCACCGCTATCAGCAAAGGCACATGGACTGGCTTTCTTGGCCGGGGCCTGGCCCTTCGAGAGATGGAGGCGACACTGCTCGCCGCTGGTGGGATGACCATGAAGCAAATTGCCCGCGAGATGGGTGTGACGCCAAAGGCTGTCGAAAAGGGCCTCGAAAATGCGCGTTTCAAGATGGACTGCCGCACGCTGCGCGATCTGGTTGTGGCTTCCTTGACGCAAGGTTTGATCGCGCTGTCGACTCCAGCCCAAGCCCCGCAGAACCAAGAAGACGGCGATAAGAACCAAAGCGTGTTCCTCGCTTAA
- a CDS encoding IS66 family transposase, with protein MTSLPNLDHLTPEQLRALAAQLIQRVETLDHQVDTLGKTVETMGKKINRDQTVIEKLTHEIAQLKRLKFAKRSEQMNPEQASLLDDLIDTDIAAIEAELQALQTVLAPTEKKQKPKRTALPAEFPRTLIHHEPDNTHCPCGCALKRIGEDVSEKLDYTPGVFTVERHVRGKWVCDNCETLIQAPVPAQIIDKGIPTAGLLAHVMIAKFADHLPLYRQESIFGRAGLAIPRSTLAQWVGVTGVQLQPLVDALRDVVLGQQVVHADETPVQMLMPGTKKTHRSYVWAYATSQFCETAAVVYDFSPSRAGEHARNFLQDWKGKLVCDDFGGYKASFALGVTEIGCMAHARRKFFELHATNKSTLAEQALRYIQLLYEIESEVRDLEPDLRRRIRQEKAVPVMDRLHAWMMAQRDLVPEGSAISRALDYSLKRWAALSRYLDDGAVPIDNNWCENQIRPWALGRKNWLFAGSLRSGKRAAAIMSLIQSARLNGHDPYAYLKDVLTRLPTQRASEIDQLLPHRWQPA; from the coding sequence ATGACTTCGCTCCCCAATCTCGACCACCTTACCCCTGAACAACTGCGCGCTTTGGCGGCGCAGTTGATACAGCGTGTCGAGACGCTCGACCATCAAGTCGACACACTGGGTAAGACGGTTGAGACGATGGGCAAGAAGATCAACCGCGATCAAACGGTTATCGAGAAGCTCACCCACGAGATCGCACAACTCAAGCGTTTGAAGTTTGCCAAGCGTAGCGAGCAGATGAATCCTGAACAGGCCAGCTTGCTCGATGACCTGATCGATACCGATATCGCGGCGATTGAAGCAGAGCTTCAAGCCTTGCAAACAGTGCTGGCTCCGACCGAGAAAAAGCAAAAGCCCAAACGCACTGCTTTGCCGGCAGAGTTTCCACGCACGCTAATCCATCACGAGCCGGACAACACTCACTGCCCATGTGGCTGCGCACTCAAGCGTATCGGTGAGGACGTCAGCGAAAAGCTGGACTACACGCCCGGCGTATTTACCGTTGAACGCCATGTCCGTGGCAAATGGGTCTGTGATAACTGCGAAACGCTGATTCAGGCACCGGTTCCTGCACAGATTATTGATAAGGGCATCCCAACCGCCGGGCTGTTGGCCCACGTCATGATCGCCAAGTTTGCCGACCACCTGCCGCTTTACCGTCAGGAATCGATCTTCGGTCGTGCCGGCTTGGCGATTCCACGTTCAACTTTGGCTCAATGGGTGGGTGTGACTGGGGTGCAGCTGCAACCTCTGGTCGATGCACTGCGCGACGTAGTGCTAGGGCAACAGGTTGTTCATGCCGATGAAACACCGGTGCAAATGCTCATGCCGGGAACGAAGAAGACTCACCGCTCCTATGTTTGGGCCTACGCCACCAGCCAGTTCTGCGAAACAGCAGCTGTTGTTTATGACTTCAGCCCCAGCCGCGCTGGTGAACATGCTCGCAACTTCCTGCAAGACTGGAAGGGTAAACTGGTCTGTGATGATTTTGGCGGCTACAAGGCCAGCTTCGCACTCGGCGTGACCGAGATCGGTTGCATGGCCCATGCGCGGCGCAAGTTCTTCGAACTGCACGCGACCAACAAGAGCACGCTCGCCGAACAGGCCCTGCGCTACATCCAGTTGCTTTACGAAATCGAGAGTGAAGTGCGCGACCTGGAGCCGGATTTACGGCGCCGAATACGGCAAGAAAAAGCCGTACCGGTGATGGATAGGCTGCATGCCTGGATGATGGCCCAGCGCGATCTCGTGCCTGAAGGCTCAGCCATCAGCAGAGCACTGGATTACAGCCTGAAACGCTGGGCAGCGTTGTCGCGCTACCTCGATGACGGGGCCGTACCCATTGACAATAATTGGTGCGAGAACCAAATCCGACCGTGGGCGTTGGGTCGCAAAAACTGGCTCTTTGCAGGTTCGCTGCGCAGCGGCAAACGGGCGGCGGCGATTATGAGTTTGATCCAGTCTGCGCGGCTCAATGGCCATGATCCGTACGCATATCTGAAGGATGTCCTTACGCGCCTACCAACGCAGCGAGCGAGTGAAATTGATCAGTTGCTGCCGCATAGGTGGCAGCCGGCCTAA
- the tnpB gene encoding IS66 family insertion sequence element accessory protein TnpB (TnpB, as the term is used for proteins encoded by IS66 family insertion elements, is considered an accessory protein, since TnpC, encoded by a neighboring gene, is a DDE family transposase.), with translation MIRIDAIWLATEPMDMRAGTETALARVISVFGAAKPHCAYLFANRRANRMKVLVHDGFGIWLAARRLNQGKFHWPGIRQGSELELAPEQLQALVLGLPWQRVGSGGSITLL, from the coding sequence TTGATCCGCATCGATGCCATCTGGCTCGCCACCGAGCCGATGGACATGCGCGCCGGTACCGAGACGGCATTGGCCAGGGTGATCTCGGTGTTCGGTGCGGCGAAGCCGCACTGTGCTTATCTGTTCGCCAACCGCCGCGCCAATCGCATGAAAGTGCTGGTGCATGACGGCTTCGGAATATGGCTGGCGGCGCGCCGGTTGAACCAAGGCAAGTTCCACTGGCCAGGTATTCGCCAAGGCTCTGAACTGGAGTTGGCTCCCGAGCAACTTCAGGCTTTAGTACTGGGCCTGCCATGGCAACGCGTAGGCTCCGGCGGCTCGATCACACTGCTTTAA